Proteins from a genomic interval of Mycolicibacterium grossiae:
- the nadD gene encoding nicotinate-nucleotide adenylyltransferase: MGGTFDPIHHGHLVAASEVADLFDLDEVVFVPTGEPWQKRGRSVTPAEDRYLMTVIATAANPRFSVSRVDIDRGGPTYTKDTLRDLARQNPETDLYFITGADALGSILSWQNWEDLFSLAHFVGVSRPGYELDGQHIAAAMKELPPDALNLVEVPALAISSSECRDRAEADRPIWYLVPDGVVQYVSKRNLYPSTVHHAEEAHR, encoded by the coding sequence ATGGGCGGGACGTTCGACCCCATCCACCACGGTCACCTGGTGGCCGCCAGTGAGGTCGCCGACCTGTTCGACCTCGACGAGGTCGTGTTCGTGCCGACCGGCGAGCCCTGGCAGAAGCGTGGACGGTCGGTCACCCCGGCCGAGGACCGGTACCTCATGACGGTGATCGCGACGGCGGCCAACCCGCGGTTCTCGGTGAGCCGCGTCGACATCGACCGCGGCGGACCCACATACACCAAGGACACGCTGCGCGACCTCGCCCGGCAGAACCCGGAGACCGATCTGTACTTCATCACCGGCGCCGACGCGCTCGGCTCCATCCTGAGCTGGCAAAACTGGGAGGACCTGTTCTCCCTGGCCCACTTCGTCGGCGTCAGCCGGCCCGGCTACGAACTCGACGGGCAGCACATCGCGGCGGCCATGAAGGAACTGCCGCCCGACGCCCTCAACCTGGTCGAGGTGCCTGCGCTGGCGATCTCGTCGAGCGAGTGCCGCGACCGCGCCGAGGCCGACCGGCCGATCTGGTACCTGGTGCCCGACGGCGTCGTGCAGTACGTCTCCAAGCGCAACCTCTATCCCAGTACCGTCCACCACGCCGAGGAGGCGCACCGATGA
- a CDS encoding vWA domain-containing protein, producing the protein MAARRTRPPQPLAPHGIPGHLVEFVEALRGVGIAVGPSETVDAGRVIATHGFADREALREGLACAVLRRADHRDTYDAMFDLWWPAALGARAVVADAESAEATDGPPPQDVEGLRDALVALLDANPDLRDSDDRLSAMIAQIVESFGRYSSSRGPSYSSYQALKAMALDELEGRLLAGLLAPYGDEPTPTQEEIAKALAAKRVSQLRRMVEAETKRRTAEQLGRDHVQMYGIPQLAENVEFLRASGEQLRQMRRVVAPLARTLATRLAARRRRSRAGEIDLRKTLRKSMSTGGVPIDVVLKKPHPARPELVVLCDVSGSVAGFSHFTLMLVSALRQQFSRVRVFAFIDTTDEVTELFGPEADLAVAVQRITREAAVYTRDGHSDYGHAFVSFLDRWPHALSPRSSLLILGDGRNNYRNPEVDLLAHMVNAARHAHWLNPEPRHLWGSGDSAVPRYSDVITMHECRSAKQLAAVIDQLLPV; encoded by the coding sequence ATGGCCGCCAGGCGCACCCGCCCCCCGCAACCGTTGGCCCCGCACGGGATCCCGGGACACCTCGTCGAGTTCGTCGAGGCCCTGCGCGGCGTGGGGATCGCCGTCGGCCCGTCGGAGACCGTCGACGCCGGCCGGGTGATCGCCACCCACGGCTTCGCCGACCGGGAGGCGCTGCGCGAGGGCCTCGCGTGCGCCGTGCTGCGCCGCGCCGACCACCGCGACACCTACGACGCCATGTTCGACCTGTGGTGGCCCGCCGCGCTGGGGGCGCGGGCCGTGGTGGCCGACGCCGAATCCGCCGAGGCGACCGACGGGCCGCCGCCGCAGGACGTCGAGGGGCTGCGCGACGCCCTGGTCGCCCTGCTCGACGCGAACCCCGATCTTCGGGACTCCGACGACCGGCTGTCGGCGATGATCGCCCAAATCGTCGAGTCCTTCGGCCGGTACAGCTCGAGCCGCGGACCGTCGTACTCGTCGTACCAGGCACTCAAGGCGATGGCGCTCGACGAACTCGAGGGCCGGCTGCTCGCCGGGCTGCTGGCCCCCTACGGTGACGAGCCCACCCCCACGCAGGAGGAGATCGCGAAGGCGCTGGCGGCCAAGCGCGTCTCGCAGCTGCGGCGCATGGTCGAGGCCGAGACCAAGCGGCGGACCGCCGAGCAGCTCGGCCGGGACCACGTGCAGATGTACGGCATCCCGCAGCTCGCCGAGAACGTGGAGTTCCTGCGCGCCTCCGGTGAGCAGCTCCGGCAGATGCGGCGGGTGGTGGCCCCGCTCGCGCGCACGCTGGCGACGCGGCTCGCGGCGCGCCGGCGCCGGTCGCGGGCGGGCGAGATCGACCTGCGCAAGACGCTGCGCAAGTCGATGTCGACCGGCGGGGTGCCCATCGACGTGGTGCTGAAGAAGCCGCATCCCGCGCGCCCGGAACTCGTCGTGCTGTGCGACGTCTCGGGTTCGGTGGCCGGCTTCAGCCACTTCACGCTGATGCTCGTCAGCGCGCTGCGCCAGCAGTTCTCGCGCGTGCGGGTGTTCGCGTTCATCGACACCACCGACGAGGTCACCGAGCTGTTCGGCCCCGAGGCCGACCTCGCCGTCGCGGTCCAGCGCATCACCCGGGAGGCCGCCGTGTACACCCGCGACGGGCATTCCGACTACGGCCACGCGTTCGTCTCGTTCCTGGACCGCTGGCCGCACGCGCTGTCGCCGCGCAGCTCGCTGCTGATCCTCGGCGACGGCCGCAACAACTACCGCAACCCCGAGGTCGACCTGCTGGCGCACATGGTGAACGCGGCCCGGCACGCGCACTGGCTCAACCCCGAGCCGCGGCACCTGTGGGGCAGCGGCGACTCGGCGGTGCCGCGCTACTCCGACGTCATCACCATGCACGAGTGCCGTTCGGCCAAGCAGCTCGCCGCCGTGATCGACCAGCTGCTGCCGGTCTGA
- a CDS encoding AAA family ATPase, producing the protein MSVPARPAPLFADIEDVGTRLAETGYLADTATATAVFLADRLGKPLLVEGPAGVGKTELARAVAQTTGSGLVRLQCYEGVDEARALYEWNHAKQILRIQAGNQGGGDWDQTKTDVFSEEFLLTRPLLTAIKRTEPTVLLIDETDKADIEIEGLLLEVLSDFAVTVPELGTIVAERPPFVLLTSNATRELSEALKRRCLFLHIDFPDPDLERRILLSRVPELPERLAEELVRIVGVLRGMQLKKVPSVAETIDWGRTVLALGLDTIDDSMIAATLGVVLKHQSDQQRAAGELRLN; encoded by the coding sequence ATGAGCGTCCCCGCCCGCCCGGCACCGCTGTTCGCCGACATCGAGGACGTCGGCACGCGGCTCGCCGAGACCGGCTACCTCGCCGACACCGCGACCGCCACGGCGGTCTTCCTTGCCGACCGGCTGGGCAAGCCGCTGCTCGTCGAGGGCCCCGCGGGCGTCGGCAAGACCGAACTCGCGCGCGCGGTGGCCCAGACGACCGGGTCCGGTCTGGTCCGCCTGCAGTGCTACGAGGGCGTCGACGAGGCGCGCGCCCTCTACGAGTGGAACCACGCCAAGCAGATCCTGCGCATCCAGGCAGGCAATCAGGGCGGCGGCGACTGGGACCAGACCAAGACCGACGTGTTCAGCGAGGAGTTCCTGCTGACGCGGCCGTTGCTGACGGCGATCAAGCGCACCGAACCGACGGTGCTGCTGATCGACGAGACCGACAAGGCCGACATCGAGATCGAGGGCCTGCTGCTGGAGGTGCTCAGCGACTTCGCCGTCACGGTCCCCGAGCTGGGCACGATCGTCGCCGAGCGGCCGCCGTTCGTGCTGCTCACCTCCAACGCCACCCGGGAACTGTCCGAAGCCCTCAAGCGGCGCTGCCTGTTCCTGCACATCGACTTCCCCGACCCCGACCTGGAGCGCCGCATCCTGCTGTCGCGGGTGCCCGAGCTGCCCGAGCGGCTGGCCGAGGAACTGGTGCGCATCGTCGGCGTGCTGCGCGGCATGCAGCTCAAGAAGGTGCCGTCGGTCGCCGAGACCATCGACTGGGGCCGCACCGTGCTGGCGTTGGGGCTCGACACGATCGACGATTCGATGATCGCGGCGACCCTCGGCGTCGTGCTGAAGCACCAGTCCGATCAGCAGCGCGCAGCCGGCGAGCTGCGGTTGAACTAG
- a CDS encoding glutamate-5-semialdehyde dehydrogenase gives MSVHAPVADLRRTVHDAARRARGAARVLGTLNAATKDRALHAAADAVLAAVHDVLAANQLDLDAAREAGTPEAMLDRLALNPQRIDGIAAGLRQVAGLPDPVGEVLRGRTLPNGLRIRQQRVPLGVVGMVYEGRPNVTVDAFGLTLKSGNAALLRGSSSARHSNTALVEALRVALLSEDLPADAVQLLPSEDRASVTHLIQARGLVDVVIPRGGAGLIDAVVRDALVPTIETGVGNCHVYVHAAADLDVAERILLNSKTRRPSVCNAAETLLVDAAIADRALPRLVGALRAAGVAVHEDPSEDELRAEFLSLDIALAVVDGLDAAIAHVNEFGTGHTEAIVTTELAAAERFTAEVDSAAVMVNAATSFTDGEQFGFGAEIGISTQKLHARGPMGLPELTSTKWIVWGDGHTRPA, from the coding sequence ATGAGTGTGCACGCTCCCGTGGCCGACCTGCGCCGGACGGTGCACGACGCGGCGCGGCGGGCCCGCGGCGCGGCACGGGTGCTGGGCACCCTGAACGCCGCCACCAAGGACCGCGCCCTGCATGCCGCCGCGGACGCGGTGCTCGCCGCCGTCCACGACGTCCTGGCCGCCAACCAACTCGACCTCGACGCCGCCCGCGAGGCCGGCACGCCCGAGGCGATGCTCGACCGGCTGGCACTGAACCCGCAGCGCATCGACGGCATCGCGGCGGGTCTGCGCCAGGTCGCCGGCCTGCCCGACCCGGTCGGCGAGGTGCTGCGCGGCCGCACGCTGCCCAACGGGTTGCGGATCCGGCAGCAGCGGGTGCCCCTCGGCGTGGTCGGCATGGTCTACGAGGGCCGCCCCAACGTCACCGTCGACGCGTTCGGCCTGACCCTGAAGTCCGGCAATGCCGCACTGCTGCGCGGGAGTTCGTCGGCCAGGCACTCCAACACCGCGCTCGTCGAAGCGCTGCGCGTCGCGCTGCTGTCCGAGGACCTACCCGCCGACGCGGTGCAGCTGCTGCCCAGTGAGGACCGCGCGAGCGTCACGCACCTGATCCAGGCGCGCGGACTGGTCGACGTGGTGATCCCCCGGGGCGGCGCCGGGCTGATCGACGCCGTCGTGCGTGACGCGCTGGTGCCCACGATCGAGACCGGCGTGGGCAACTGCCACGTCTACGTGCACGCCGCCGCCGACCTGGACGTCGCCGAGCGCATCCTGCTGAACTCCAAGACCCGTCGCCCGAGCGTGTGCAACGCCGCCGAGACGCTGCTCGTGGACGCCGCGATCGCCGACCGCGCACTGCCCCGGCTGGTCGGTGCGCTGCGCGCGGCCGGGGTGGCGGTGCACGAGGATCCCAGTGAGGACGAGCTGCGCGCCGAGTTCCTGTCCCTGGACATCGCGCTCGCGGTGGTCGACGGGCTCGACGCGGCGATCGCCCACGTCAACGAGTTCGGCACCGGGCACACCGAGGCCATCGTGACCACCGAACTGGCTGCCGCCGAACGGTTCACGGCCGAGGTCGACTCCGCCGCGGTGATGGTGAACGCCGCCACGTCGTTCACCGACGGCGAGCAGTTCGGCTTCGGCGCCGAGATCGGCATCTCCACCCAGAAGCTGCACGCCCGCGGACCGATGGGGCTGCCCGAGCTGACGTCGACCAAGTGGATCGTCTGGGGCGACGGCCACACCCGGCCGGCCTAG
- a CDS encoding PfkB family carbohydrate kinase, giving the protein MRALPRPGETVLASETLWAPGGKGGNQAVAAARAGARVDLVAALGDDDAAARLRAHLTDNGVGLDGVLTVPGPSGTAVILLDDAAENSIVVAPGANGHLHLSSAGTREVIGAADVVLLQLEIPMDTVLAAARLAREAGAVVILNASPAAEPAALTELARTVDVVVVNATEARQWQWPVPHLIVTRGADGVDHDGPDGHAHVAPPAVEPVDTTGAGDVFAGVLAADWHRGPSVAVRRACVAGALATLVAGAGDCAPTAAAIDAALDPTTDDVQALDHPGDP; this is encoded by the coding sequence ATGCGGGCGCTGCCCCGCCCGGGTGAGACGGTGCTGGCGTCGGAGACCTTGTGGGCGCCCGGCGGCAAGGGCGGCAACCAGGCGGTCGCCGCGGCACGCGCCGGTGCCCGCGTCGACCTCGTCGCGGCCCTCGGCGACGACGACGCCGCGGCGCGGCTGCGTGCCCACCTGACGGACAACGGCGTCGGCCTGGACGGCGTGCTGACCGTGCCCGGCCCGAGCGGCACCGCGGTGATCCTGCTCGACGACGCCGCCGAGAACTCGATCGTCGTCGCCCCGGGCGCCAACGGTCACCTGCACCTGTCGTCGGCGGGCACCCGTGAAGTCATCGGCGCGGCCGACGTGGTGCTGCTACAACTGGAGATCCCGATGGACACGGTGCTGGCCGCGGCGCGGCTGGCCCGCGAGGCCGGTGCGGTGGTGATCCTCAACGCCTCGCCCGCCGCCGAGCCCGCGGCGCTGACCGAACTCGCCCGGACGGTCGACGTCGTGGTGGTCAACGCCACCGAGGCCCGCCAGTGGCAGTGGCCCGTGCCGCATCTGATCGTCACCCGTGGCGCCGACGGCGTGGACCACGACGGACCGGACGGGCACGCCCACGTCGCGCCGCCTGCGGTCGAGCCCGTCGACACCACCGGCGCGGGCGACGTGTTCGCCGGCGTGCTGGCCGCCGACTGGCACCGCGGCCCGAGCGTGGCCGTGCGCCGCGCCTGCGTGGCCGGCGCGCTCGCCACCCTCGTCGCCGGCGCCGGTGACTGCGCCCCGACCGCCGCGGCGATCGACGCCGCGCTCGACCCGACCACCGACGACGTACAGGCCCTCGACCACCCGGGAGATCCGTGA
- a CDS encoding enoyl-CoA hydratase/isomerase family protein, with translation MTDTVTHTAPHTPRPPEGDWLGTPFLRFERRGPFGVVTLDRPEARNAMTPAMYFGIRYAVTHVEADPDLAGLLITGTGDVFAPGGDLGGGDGSDDWMSFGPALSMDVTPFETLRQSVKPVVSAVNGLCQGGGLQIAICSDMAVVSDRATFRVPELYRGIADTYYSQMLARVIGPVRTRDLMFTGRTLTAAEAAEWGMVARVVPHDDLDAAAREVLAQCCRTAPKARAVVKSSLDNYLGLYDRIGMKASYGGAEAVEGFVAFKERRSPDWVHPDLRTDGRL, from the coding sequence GTGACCGACACCGTGACTCACACCGCACCGCACACGCCGCGCCCGCCCGAGGGCGACTGGCTGGGTACGCCGTTCCTGCGCTTCGAACGTCGGGGACCGTTCGGGGTGGTCACCCTCGACCGTCCCGAGGCGCGCAACGCGATGACCCCGGCGATGTACTTCGGCATCCGGTACGCGGTGACGCACGTGGAGGCCGACCCGGATCTGGCCGGCCTGCTGATCACCGGCACCGGTGACGTCTTCGCGCCCGGCGGCGACCTCGGCGGCGGCGACGGCAGCGACGACTGGATGAGCTTCGGCCCGGCGCTGTCCATGGACGTCACGCCGTTCGAGACGTTGCGGCAGTCGGTCAAGCCGGTGGTGTCGGCGGTCAACGGCCTGTGCCAGGGCGGGGGCCTGCAGATCGCCATCTGCAGCGACATGGCGGTGGTCAGCGACCGAGCGACGTTCCGGGTGCCGGAGCTGTACCGCGGAATCGCCGACACCTACTACAGCCAGATGCTGGCCCGGGTGATCGGGCCCGTACGCACCCGCGACCTGATGTTCACCGGCCGCACGCTGACCGCGGCGGAAGCCGCCGAGTGGGGCATGGTGGCGCGGGTGGTGCCCCACGACGACCTGGACGCGGCCGCCCGCGAGGTGCTCGCCCAGTGCTGCCGGACCGCGCCCAAGGCGCGCGCGGTGGTGAAGTCCAGCCTCGACAACTACCTGGGTCTCTACGACCGGATCGGCATGAAGGCCTCCTACGGCGGCGCCGAGGCGGTCGAGGGCTTCGTCGCCTTCAAGGAGCGCCGGTCCCCCGACTGGGTGCATCCAGACCTGCGTACCGACGGCCGTCTCTGA
- a CDS encoding GntR family transcriptional regulator, producing MSELGGGEALVSAAAGVPLHRQLFLVLHDEIARGAVAAGEALPTEQELCRQFGVSRITVRRALADLVDAGMIERRHGVGSFVTDTATRRGHDPTRSYLDELRQVEFETEVEVLEFGVRQPPVAVASRLGHAEAALHVLRLRRERSTSEPLMLTEAWLPATLEARLSADALAGAPLYQLLYGAGVGLDGLDHELSAEVAGPRIAALLGTAIGAAVIRVNTVAHAGGRPHHLLSIAMSPSRSRVLLSQTAAEFSAGTGMGIAHDVRRPTV from the coding sequence ATGTCCGAACTCGGCGGGGGCGAGGCGCTGGTCAGCGCCGCCGCCGGCGTGCCGCTGCACCGGCAGCTGTTCCTGGTCCTGCACGACGAGATCGCCCGCGGAGCGGTGGCGGCCGGTGAGGCACTGCCGACCGAGCAGGAGCTGTGTCGGCAGTTCGGCGTCTCGCGCATCACCGTGCGCCGCGCGCTGGCCGACCTCGTCGACGCCGGGATGATCGAGCGCCGCCACGGCGTCGGGTCGTTCGTCACCGACACCGCCACACGGCGCGGGCACGACCCCACCCGCTCCTATCTCGACGAGTTGCGGCAGGTGGAGTTCGAGACCGAGGTCGAGGTGCTCGAGTTCGGCGTCCGGCAACCGCCCGTCGCCGTGGCGAGCCGCCTCGGGCACGCCGAGGCAGCCTTGCACGTGCTGCGGTTGCGGCGCGAGCGCAGCACCTCCGAACCGTTGATGCTCACCGAGGCGTGGCTGCCCGCGACCCTCGAGGCGCGGCTGAGTGCCGACGCGCTCGCGGGTGCGCCGCTCTACCAGTTGCTCTACGGCGCCGGCGTCGGCCTCGACGGGCTGGACCACGAGTTGTCGGCGGAGGTCGCGGGGCCGCGCATCGCGGCGCTGCTCGGCACGGCCATCGGGGCGGCGGTGATCCGGGTGAACACCGTGGCGCACGCGGGCGGGCGGCCGCATCACCTGTTGTCGATCGCCATGTCGCCCAGCAGGAGTCGCGTACTGCTCAGCCAGACCGCCGCCGAGTTCTCCGCCGGGACCGGCATGGGCATCGCCCACGACGTGCGGCGGCCGACGGTCTGA
- a CDS encoding NAD(+) synthase, producing MSFYSAYRHGFVRVAACTHHTTLADPAANAETVLGLARECDADGVALAVFPELTLCGYSIEDILLQEGLLDAVERAIADIVAASAGLLPVLVVGAPLRHRNRIYNTAVVIHRGVVLGVVPKSYLPTYREFYERRQIAPGDDVRGTIRVGAADVPFGPDLLFTATDLPSFVLHVEVCEDMWVPVPPSAEAALAGATVLANLSGSPITIGRADDRQLLAKSASSRCLAAYVYAAAGEGESTTDLAWDGQTMIYENGVLLAESERFPKGERRSIADVDTELLRAERIRMGTFDDNRRHHGERLDAYRRIDFTVDPPTDDIGLRREVERFPFVPSDAERLQRDCYEAYNIQVSGLEQRLRALQYPKIVIGASGGLDSTHALIVAAKAMDREGRPRSDILAFTLPGFATGDRTKGNAIALSEALGVTFAEIDIRDTASLMLTEMDHPFARGEKVYDVTFENVQAGLRTDYLFRLANQRGGIVLGTGDLSELALGWSTYGVGDQMSHYNVNGGVPKTLIQHLIRWVVSSGQFDDTVNGILQSVLDTEITPELVPAGEDEEVQSSQAKVGPYALQDFSLFQVLRFGFRPSKVAFLAWHAWHDVSHGDWPAGFPEDERPSYDLAEIRRWLTVFVQRFYSFSQFKRSALPNGPKVSAGGALSPRGDWRAPSDMSARTWLDEIEREIPES from the coding sequence ATGAGCTTCTATTCCGCCTACCGGCACGGCTTCGTGCGGGTGGCCGCGTGCACGCACCACACGACGCTCGCCGATCCGGCCGCCAACGCCGAGACCGTGCTGGGGCTGGCACGGGAGTGCGATGCCGACGGCGTCGCGCTCGCGGTGTTCCCGGAGCTGACGCTGTGCGGCTACTCCATCGAGGACATCCTGCTGCAGGAGGGCCTGCTCGACGCCGTGGAACGGGCGATCGCCGACATCGTCGCCGCCTCGGCGGGGCTGCTGCCGGTGCTCGTGGTCGGCGCCCCGCTGCGTCACCGCAACCGGATCTACAACACCGCCGTCGTGATCCACCGCGGCGTCGTGCTGGGCGTCGTGCCGAAGTCCTACCTGCCCACCTACCGGGAGTTCTACGAGCGCAGGCAGATCGCACCCGGCGACGACGTCCGCGGCACCATCCGCGTGGGGGCCGCCGACGTCCCGTTCGGGCCGGACCTGCTGTTCACCGCGACTGACCTCCCCAGCTTCGTGCTACACGTCGAGGTGTGCGAGGACATGTGGGTACCGGTCCCGCCGAGCGCCGAAGCCGCCCTCGCCGGTGCCACCGTGCTGGCCAACCTGTCCGGCAGCCCCATCACCATCGGCCGCGCCGACGATCGCCAATTGCTGGCCAAGTCGGCGTCGTCGCGCTGCCTGGCGGCCTACGTGTACGCCGCGGCGGGCGAGGGGGAGTCGACGACCGACCTCGCCTGGGACGGCCAGACCATGATCTACGAGAACGGCGTGCTGCTCGCCGAGTCCGAGCGCTTCCCGAAGGGCGAGCGCCGCTCGATCGCCGACGTGGACACCGAACTGCTGCGCGCCGAACGCATCCGGATGGGCACCTTCGACGACAATCGGCGCCACCACGGCGAACGCCTCGACGCCTACCGTCGCATCGACTTCACCGTCGATCCGCCCACCGACGACATCGGCCTGCGCCGCGAGGTCGAGCGCTTCCCGTTCGTACCGTCCGATGCCGAACGGCTGCAACGGGATTGCTACGAGGCCTACAACATCCAGGTGTCCGGGCTGGAACAGCGGCTGCGGGCGCTGCAGTACCCGAAGATCGTCATCGGCGCCTCGGGCGGACTCGACTCCACCCACGCCCTGATCGTGGCGGCCAAGGCGATGGACCGCGAAGGTCGGCCGCGCAGCGACATCCTCGCCTTCACCCTGCCGGGCTTCGCCACCGGCGACCGCACCAAGGGCAACGCGATCGCGCTCAGCGAGGCGCTCGGCGTGACGTTCGCCGAGATCGACATCCGCGACACCGCCTCGCTGATGCTGACCGAGATGGATCACCCCTTCGCCCGCGGCGAGAAGGTCTACGACGTCACGTTCGAGAACGTGCAGGCGGGGTTGCGCACCGACTACCTGTTCCGGCTCGCCAACCAGCGTGGCGGCATCGTGCTGGGCACCGGCGATCTGTCCGAGCTGGCGCTGGGCTGGTCGACCTACGGCGTCGGCGACCAGATGTCGCACTACAACGTCAACGGCGGCGTGCCGAAGACGCTCATCCAGCACCTGATCCGCTGGGTCGTCTCGTCGGGCCAGTTCGACGACACCGTGAACGGCATCCTGCAGTCGGTGCTCGACACCGAAATCACCCCCGAACTGGTGCCCGCCGGCGAGGACGAGGAGGTGCAGAGCAGCCAGGCGAAGGTGGGACCGTATGCGCTACAGGACTTCTCATTGTTCCAGGTGCTGCGCTTCGGATTCCGACCGTCCAAGGTGGCGTTCCTGGCATGGCACGCGTGGCACGACGTGTCGCACGGCGACTGGCCGGCGGGCTTCCCCGAGGACGAGCGGCCGTCCTACGACCTCGCCGAGATCCGGCGCTGGCTCACCGTCTTCGTGCAGCGGTTCTACTCCTTCAGCCAGTTCAAGCGCTCGGCGCTGCCCAACGGTCCGAAGGTGTCGGCGGGCGGCGCCCTGAGCCCGCGCGGCGACTGGCGCGCACCGTCGGACATGTCCGCCCGCACCTGGCTCGACGAGATCGAACGGGAGATCCCCGAGTCCTGA
- a CDS encoding NAD-dependent protein deacetylase, producing MEGPELLRVLAGQRVAVLTGAGMSTDSGIPDYRGPDSPPANPMTIRQFTSDATFRQRYWARNHVGWRHMAATLPNAGHRALAALERAGVVTGVITQNVDLLHTKAGSRNVVDLHGTYARVVCLTCDFAMSRADLADQLEALNPGFLERAERLGGIAVAPDADATVDDTASFRFLDCPQCGGMLKPDIVYFGESVPKPRVAQAYSIVDDADALLVAGSSLTVFSGLRFVRHAAAAGKPIAILNRGATRGDALATVKVHGGCSELLALLADELALPTG from the coding sequence GTGGAAGGTCCCGAACTGCTGCGCGTGCTCGCAGGTCAGCGCGTCGCGGTGCTGACCGGCGCAGGCATGTCGACCGACTCCGGCATCCCCGACTACCGCGGACCGGACTCACCGCCTGCCAACCCGATGACGATCCGCCAGTTCACCTCCGATGCCACGTTCCGGCAGCGGTACTGGGCGCGCAACCACGTCGGGTGGCGGCACATGGCCGCCACCCTGCCCAACGCCGGGCACCGCGCGCTGGCGGCACTCGAACGCGCCGGCGTGGTGACCGGGGTGATCACCCAGAACGTCGACCTGCTGCACACCAAGGCCGGGAGCCGCAACGTCGTCGACCTGCACGGGACGTACGCCCGCGTGGTGTGCCTGACGTGCGACTTCGCGATGTCGCGCGCCGACCTGGCCGATCAGCTCGAGGCCCTCAATCCCGGCTTCCTGGAGCGCGCCGAGCGGCTCGGGGGCATCGCCGTGGCGCCCGACGCCGACGCCACCGTGGACGACACCGCCTCGTTCCGCTTCCTGGACTGCCCGCAGTGCGGCGGCATGCTCAAACCCGACATCGTGTACTTCGGCGAGAGCGTCCCGAAACCGCGAGTGGCGCAGGCGTACTCGATCGTCGACGACGCCGACGCGCTGTTGGTGGCCGGCTCGTCGCTGACGGTGTTCTCCGGCCTGCGCTTCGTCCGGCACGCCGCCGCGGCGGGCAAGCCGATCGCGATCCTCAACCGCGGCGCCACCCGCGGTGACGCGCTGGCGACGGTGAAGGTGCACGGCGGGTGCTCGGAGCTGCTGGCGCTGCTCGCCGACGAGCTGGCGCTGCCGACCGGCTAG